A region from the candidate division WOR-3 bacterium genome encodes:
- a CDS encoding cold shock domain-containing protein yields the protein MPIFGKVKWFDNRKGYGFIEKEDGTGDVFAHFQEIVGEGYRTLSEGDRVKFEITSTPKGPKATKIERV from the coding sequence ATGCCTATCTTTGGTAAAGTAAAGTGGTTTGATAACCGTAAAGGTTATGGTTTCATTGAGAAAGAAGATGGAACCGGTGATGTGTTCGCCCATTTTCAGGAAATAGTGGGCGAAGGCTATCGCACATTATCCGAAGGTGACAGGGTGAAGTTTGAAATCACCAGCACACCGAAAGGACCAAAAGCCACAAAGATAGAACGTGTGTAA